Proteins encoded in a region of the Prochlorothrix hollandica PCC 9006 = CALU 1027 genome:
- the gatB gene encoding Asp-tRNA(Asn)/Glu-tRNA(Gln) amidotransferase subunit GatB — MTAVAVKTQYDVIIGLETHCQLNTATKIFCNCSTAFDSPPNTNVCPVCMGMPGVLPVLNQRVLESAVKAGTALNGQIADYSKFDRKQYFYPDLPKNYQISQYDLPIVEHGWLEIEITDKKGKPLLNDEGKAQTKRIGITRLHMEEDAGKLVHGGSDRLAGSTHSKADYNRAGVPLLEIVSEPDIRTGQEASEYAQELRRIVRYLGISDGNMQEGSLRCDVNVSVRPVGQEAFGTKVEIKNMNSFSAIAKAIDFEIERQIESLESGGTIVQETRLWDESSQQTFSMRKKEGSSDYRYFPEPDLTPLEVTAAQLTQWGSEVPELPAQKRHRYEDDLGLSAYDARVLTDDQATAAYFETTIAAGAEPKQAANWIMGDIAAYLNGHKDLTITTLPLTPPVLAELVDLITSGTISGKIAKDLLPQLLESGGSPKAMVASQGLTQISDPAAIEALVLEVINAHPQELEQFRAGKTKLQGFFVGQLMKKTGGRVDPKLTNQILIRHLKGE, encoded by the coding sequence ATGACTGCCGTAGCCGTAAAAACCCAATACGACGTTATCATCGGACTCGAAACCCACTGCCAACTCAACACCGCCACCAAAATCTTTTGTAACTGTTCCACCGCCTTCGACAGCCCCCCCAACACCAATGTTTGCCCGGTGTGCATGGGGATGCCCGGTGTGCTGCCTGTGTTGAACCAGCGGGTGCTGGAATCTGCCGTTAAAGCCGGTACCGCCCTCAATGGCCAGATCGCCGACTACAGCAAATTCGATCGCAAGCAATATTTCTACCCCGACTTGCCCAAAAACTATCAAATTTCCCAGTATGACCTGCCGATCGTCGAGCATGGCTGGCTGGAAATTGAAATCACCGACAAAAAAGGCAAACCCCTGTTGAACGACGAGGGCAAGGCCCAAACCAAGCGCATCGGCATTACCCGCCTCCACATGGAAGAGGATGCCGGTAAACTCGTCCATGGGGGCAGCGATCGCCTAGCGGGATCCACCCACTCCAAAGCCGACTACAACCGGGCCGGGGTGCCCCTGCTGGAAATTGTCTCGGAACCGGACATTCGCACCGGCCAAGAAGCCTCAGAATATGCCCAGGAACTGCGGCGCATTGTCCGCTATTTGGGCATCAGCGACGGCAACATGCAGGAAGGATCCCTGCGCTGCGATGTCAATGTATCCGTCCGTCCCGTGGGCCAAGAAGCCTTTGGCACCAAGGTGGAGATCAAAAACATGAACTCCTTTAGCGCGATCGCCAAGGCCATTGATTTTGAAATTGAACGGCAAATCGAAAGCCTGGAAAGCGGCGGCACCATTGTCCAAGAAACCCGCCTCTGGGATGAAAGCAGCCAGCAAACCTTCAGTATGCGCAAAAAAGAGGGATCCAGCGATTACCGCTATTTCCCCGAACCGGACCTAACCCCCCTGGAGGTGACCGCCGCCCAGTTGACCCAGTGGGGCAGCGAAGTGCCGGAACTGCCCGCCCAAAAGCGCCACCGCTATGAAGATGACCTAGGGCTATCGGCCTATGATGCGCGGGTGCTGACGGATGACCAGGCCACAGCGGCCTATTTTGAGACCACGATCGCCGCCGGAGCCGAACCCAAGCAAGCGGCCAACTGGATCATGGGGGACATCGCCGCCTATCTCAATGGCCACAAAGACCTGACCATCACCACCCTGCCCCTCACCCCCCCAGTCCTGGCGGAGTTGGTGGATTTGATCACCAGCGGCACCATCAGCGGCAAAATCGCCAAGGATCTCTTGCCCCAACTGTTGGAGTCGGGGGGATCCCCCAAGGCCATGGTGGCAAGCCAGGGACTGACCCAAATTTCCGATCCGGCGGCGATCGAAGCCCTGGTGCTGGAGGTGATCAATGCCCATCCCCAGGAGTTAGAACAGTTCCGGGCTGGTAAAACCAAGCTTCAGGGCTTCTTTGTGGGGCAACTGATGAAGAAAACCGGCGGACGGGTGGATCCCAAACTCACCAACCAAATCCTCATCCGCCACCTCAAAGGAGAGTAA
- a CDS encoding sensor histidine kinase, giving the protein MNANTVNLSGRQRMLSQRIALAALQWVASPDRALQAQGRETLTQSLATLAQVHRGLTQGDESLNLSGYCSPAIQRLYFDPPVGVDRQVRAYVAAGQELLATAEGDRSLHHPALQDILTTAPQVLAALDRVVTQYEQESQEAALRFQTQLIQAQRLSSINQLIDGVTYELTNPVNVLCGNLPEVHHYGSQMLDLLHLYRNTYPQASPAIDQALATLDLDFATQDFPDALAALQTHSNRIRQLVFALRSFCRPDQSQHACADINAGIDSVLLLLRSRWDHKLPHQKIEVKKQYQVLPPVNCYPEQLNWVFMNLINNAIEALETTSATTSATTSATTANQRRPRQITITTAMRPQGHAPALAQQPTIVIQVADTGPGVAPGIQAQLFQPFTTTKSAAGQQGLGLAMGAAIVEDHHGGVLRHVPESGPGALFEVEIPLRQG; this is encoded by the coding sequence ATGAATGCCAACACCGTTAACCTCAGCGGTCGCCAACGGATGTTATCCCAGCGCATTGCCCTTGCTGCCTTACAGTGGGTGGCTAGCCCCGATCGCGCACTCCAAGCCCAAGGCCGCGAGACCTTGACCCAATCTTTAGCAACCCTGGCCCAGGTGCACCGGGGCTTAACCCAGGGGGATGAGTCCCTCAACTTGTCCGGCTACTGTTCCCCTGCTATCCAGCGCCTCTATTTTGATCCTCCCGTGGGGGTGGATCGGCAGGTGCGGGCTTATGTGGCAGCGGGGCAAGAACTGTTGGCCACTGCCGAGGGCGATCGCAGCCTCCACCATCCGGCCCTCCAGGACATCTTGACCACTGCTCCCCAGGTCTTAGCCGCCCTCGATCGCGTGGTGACCCAATATGAACAGGAAAGCCAAGAAGCAGCGTTACGGTTCCAGACCCAATTAATCCAAGCCCAGCGCCTGTCCAGCATTAACCAACTGATCGACGGGGTGACCTATGAGCTAACCAACCCGGTCAATGTCCTCTGTGGCAATTTGCCCGAAGTGCACCACTATGGGTCACAAATGCTGGATCTATTGCACCTGTACCGCAACACCTATCCCCAAGCCTCCCCCGCCATTGATCAAGCCCTGGCAACCCTGGATCTGGACTTTGCTACCCAGGATTTTCCCGATGCCCTGGCAGCGCTCCAAACCCACAGCAATCGCATTCGTCAACTGGTGTTTGCCCTGCGCAGTTTCTGCCGCCCGGATCAGTCCCAACATGCCTGCGCCGACATCAATGCCGGTATCGATAGCGTCCTGTTGCTGTTGCGTAGTCGCTGGGATCATAAGCTGCCCCACCAAAAAATTGAGGTCAAAAAACAGTATCAGGTCTTACCCCCTGTCAACTGTTATCCGGAGCAGTTAAATTGGGTGTTTATGAATCTGATCAACAATGCCATTGAAGCCTTAGAGACGACTTCAGCAACCACTTCAGCAACCACTTCAGCAACCACGGCTAATCAAAGACGGCCTCGGCAGATTACCATCACCACCGCCATGCGTCCCCAGGGCCACGCCCCCGCCCTGGCCCAGCAACCCACCATTGTGATCCAAGTGGCCGACACGGGACCCGGCGTTGCTCCTGGGATCCAAGCCCAATTATTTCAGCCGTTCACCACTACTAAAAGTGCAGCGGGTCAGCAGGGGTTGGGGCTGGCCATGGGGGCGGCGATCGTCGAAGACCACCATGGGGGGGTGTTGCGCCATGTGCCGGAGTCTGGCCCTGGGGCACTCTTTGAAGTGGAAATTCCCCTGCGCCAGGGATAG
- a CDS encoding tetratricopeptide repeat protein — translation MNKSWFLALPRSIPHVWVICRRGLCLVALVLCLWGAGLARVPAAQAAVTTDELEQFFQVVDDLFQKGLAASQAGHFEEAEAYWTAAIELYPQNPAAWSNRGNTRVSQFKLEAAIADFNQAVALAPNLPDPYINRGIAWEGLQQWDKAIADYDKALIFNPKDPVAYNNRGNAQGGAGDWEAASRDFKKAAFLAPGFAGANVNYALSLYQVGNVQESTRLLRGLVRRYSKFADPRAALAAVLWGQGLIGEAESNWYPVIGLDPRYGNVNWLRDIRRWPPAVVSSLEKFLALR, via the coding sequence ATGAACAAATCCTGGTTTCTAGCCTTACCCCGATCGATCCCCCACGTTTGGGTCATCTGCCGCCGTGGCCTCTGCCTAGTGGCCTTGGTGCTGTGCCTGTGGGGGGCGGGGCTGGCAAGGGTACCCGCTGCCCAAGCTGCCGTTACGACTGATGAACTGGAACAGTTTTTCCAGGTCGTTGATGATTTGTTTCAGAAGGGCTTGGCCGCGTCCCAGGCCGGACACTTTGAAGAGGCGGAAGCCTATTGGACCGCAGCCATTGAGCTATATCCCCAAAATCCAGCGGCTTGGAGTAATCGGGGCAATACACGGGTCAGCCAATTCAAGTTGGAGGCGGCGATCGCAGATTTTAACCAAGCCGTGGCCCTAGCTCCCAACCTGCCGGATCCCTACATTAATCGCGGCATTGCCTGGGAAGGGTTACAGCAATGGGACAAGGCGATCGCCGACTATGACAAAGCCCTGATCTTCAACCCCAAGGATCCCGTCGCCTACAATAACCGGGGCAATGCCCAGGGGGGAGCGGGGGACTGGGAAGCCGCCAGCCGGGACTTTAAAAAAGCAGCCTTTTTAGCCCCAGGCTTTGCGGGGGCCAATGTCAATTACGCCCTCAGCCTCTATCAGGTGGGGAACGTGCAGGAATCTACGCGGCTGTTGCGGGGTCTGGTGCGTCGCTATTCCAAGTTTGCCGATCCCCGTGCTGCTTTGGCGGCGGTGCTGTGGGGCCAGGGGTTGATCGGGGAGGCGGAAAGTAACTGGTACCCGGTGATTGGCCTGGATCCCCGCTATGGCAATGTGAACTGGCTGCGGGACATTCGCCGCTGGCCCCCGGCGGTGGTTAGTTCTTTAGAGAAATTTTTGGCCTTGCGGTAA